Proteins co-encoded in one Paracrocinitomix mangrovi genomic window:
- the ribB gene encoding 3,4-dihydroxy-2-butanone-4-phosphate synthase: MKTVEMEVALNTIEEAVEDIKAGKVIIVVDDEDRENEGDFLTAARNATPEVINFMATHGRGLICAPLIEEDCDRLELDMMVRSNSAIYDTPFTVSVDLLGYGCTTGISASDRSKTIKALIDPSMKPEDLGRPGHIFPLKAKKGGVLRRAGHTEAAIDLSKLAGFEPAGVLVEIMNEDGTMARLPELFEIAKKFDLKIISIADLIAYRMRTESLIEKIVETDLKTLWGDFKLVAFRQTTTDEEHLAFVKGNWDENEPVLVRVESSSFTDNLLDAVRSDKQSNLSAALSMINEAGKGLLLFMQQEEKQLGLIEKLKAYNGGSEKRSDKKDYGVGAQILHHFNVNKLRLISNSLSADNQVIHAYGFEVEEVVPFNKK, encoded by the coding sequence ATGAAAACAGTAGAAATGGAAGTAGCATTAAACACAATTGAAGAAGCGGTTGAAGATATTAAAGCCGGTAAAGTAATCATTGTTGTTGATGACGAGGACAGAGAGAACGAAGGTGATTTTTTAACAGCAGCAAGAAATGCTACACCTGAGGTAATCAATTTTATGGCAACTCACGGAAGAGGACTTATCTGTGCTCCATTAATTGAAGAAGATTGTGATAGATTAGAGTTGGACATGATGGTTCGATCTAATAGTGCAATTTACGACACTCCATTTACTGTTTCAGTTGATTTGTTAGGATACGGTTGCACAACCGGAATATCTGCATCTGACAGATCAAAAACAATCAAGGCTTTGATAGACCCTTCAATGAAACCTGAGGATTTAGGTAGACCGGGTCACATCTTTCCGCTTAAAGCAAAAAAAGGTGGAGTTTTAAGAAGAGCCGGACATACCGAGGCAGCAATTGACTTATCTAAATTAGCAGGATTTGAACCAGCAGGTGTGTTGGTAGAAATCATGAATGAGGATGGAACAATGGCAAGACTTCCTGAATTGTTTGAGATTGCTAAAAAGTTTGATTTAAAAATCATCTCTATTGCTGATTTGATTGCTTACAGAATGAGAACTGAATCGCTAATTGAGAAAATAGTTGAGACAGATTTAAAGACATTATGGGGCGATTTTAAATTGGTAGCATTCAGACAAACTACTACTGATGAAGAGCATCTTGCTTTTGTAAAAGGAAACTGGGATGAAAATGAACCTGTTTTAGTTCGTGTTGAATCATCTTCATTTACTGATAATTTACTTGATGCCGTTAGATCTGACAAACAATCTAATTTAAGTGCTGCTTTGAGCATGATAAATGAAGCCGGAAAAGGTTTGTTGTTGTTTATGCAACAAGAAGAAAAGCAATTGGGTTTAATTGAAAAACTGAAAGCTTACAATGGCGGAAGTGAAAAAAGATCTGACAAGAAAGACTACGGAGTTGGTGCACAAATCTTGCATCACTTTAATGTCAATAAGCTTAGATTAATTTCTAACTCACTTTCAGCTGATAATCAAGTAATCCATGCATATGGATTTGAAGTTGAAGAAGTTGTTCCTTTCAACAAAAAGTAA
- a CDS encoding glycosyltransferase: MRLFVLLSRFPYPLEKGDKLRAFHQIKELSKKHEIHLVCLSDQKVKDEWKKEVQQYCKSLNVFELKKGLLYWNTAKQFFTDKPFQVGYFYQKWIQRKINQLIKDIDPDHIYCQLIRTAEYVKNNLNIGKTLDYQDALSKGLYRRAEIAKGIKKSVFLNEAKRLSEYENRIFDYFNHHTIISEQDKNLINHTNKEEIVIVENGISDDFLNYEIKSEAIYELIFVGNMNYPPNVECAEYLATQVLPLLSENTKLGLIGASPNQRVLALAKHPNITVTGWVDDIKMAYASGKIFAAPLFIGTGLQNKLLEAMAIGIPSVTTRLANNALHAKEGEEILLADDAEGFAEQINILLEDEQMQNKLATQAKQFVKTHFNWASSVQKLSDLFESSLSEKRQ; encoded by the coding sequence ATGAGGTTGTTTGTTCTACTTTCCAGATTTCCTTATCCACTTGAAAAAGGTGATAAACTTAGAGCGTTTCATCAAATAAAAGAATTGTCTAAAAAGCATGAAATTCATCTGGTTTGTTTGAGCGATCAAAAAGTAAAAGACGAATGGAAAAAAGAAGTACAGCAGTATTGCAAATCATTAAATGTATTTGAGTTAAAGAAAGGTCTTTTATACTGGAATACGGCCAAGCAATTTTTTACAGACAAACCATTTCAGGTAGGATATTTTTACCAAAAGTGGATCCAACGTAAAATCAATCAACTGATAAAAGATATTGATCCGGATCATATTTATTGTCAACTAATCAGAACAGCAGAATACGTAAAAAACAACCTCAATATTGGCAAAACACTGGATTATCAAGATGCATTAAGTAAAGGACTTTATCGCCGAGCTGAGATAGCCAAAGGAATTAAAAAATCTGTATTCCTAAATGAGGCAAAACGCTTGAGTGAATATGAAAATAGGATATTTGATTACTTTAATCATCATACCATTATTTCTGAACAAGACAAAAACCTAATCAATCATACAAATAAAGAAGAGATAGTAATTGTAGAAAACGGAATATCTGATGATTTTTTGAACTACGAAATTAAGAGTGAAGCGATCTATGAATTGATATTTGTGGGCAACATGAATTATCCACCAAATGTGGAGTGTGCCGAGTATTTGGCAACTCAAGTTTTACCGCTTTTAAGTGAAAACACAAAATTGGGATTGATTGGTGCATCACCGAATCAAAGGGTTTTAGCATTAGCTAAGCATCCAAACATTACAGTAACCGGCTGGGTTGATGACATCAAAATGGCTTACGCTTCGGGAAAAATATTTGCGGCTCCTCTATTTATAGGAACAGGTTTACAGAACAAATTACTGGAAGCAATGGCAATTGGAATTCCTTCTGTCACCACCAGACTAGCAAATAATGCTTTGCATGCCAAAGAAGGAGAAGAAATATTGTTGGCAGATGATGCAGAAGGATTTGCCGAACAAATCAACATTTTACTGGAAGATGAGCAAATGCAAAATAAACTTGCTACTCAGGCTAAACAATTCGTTAAAACGCACTTTAACTGGGCGTCCAGTGTCCAAAAATTAAGTGATCTTTTTGAAAGCTCTTTATCTGAGAAACGACAGTAG
- a CDS encoding glycosyltransferase family 4 protein yields MKILQLCHKPPIPMVDGGCIAIHTISQGLIDEGVSLKIITASTEKHPFLPNKIPQDFKDKTQIEGVFLDTRVNIVDAFSALVTADTYNVSRFFSTDFDRILVEQLTNNDFDVVHLESLFMTPYVDTIRKLSKAKVVLRSHNLEHLIWERLANTTGNKAKKMYLKHLAAKLKKYEKKTINDVDGIASISFEDTERFKKFDCKSPLISIPFGVNLKEYDFHIREDEKLNKFYHIGAMNWEPNKEAVSWMLDEIWPMVNKEDLSLHLAGRSMPGYLSENKSDNLFIDGEVESAKQYMHDHDIMVVPLLSGSGIRIKIIEAMAYGKAVISTSVGAEGINYEHQKNIIIADSAQEIAEWMTKLANDPALVRALGTNARKLIEGNYDNHKIIQNLIKFYQTI; encoded by the coding sequence ATGAAGATTCTTCAGCTATGTCATAAACCACCAATTCCAATGGTAGATGGAGGTTGCATAGCCATACATACCATTTCACAAGGCTTAATTGACGAAGGAGTTTCATTAAAAATTATAACAGCTTCAACAGAAAAACATCCTTTTCTGCCAAATAAAATCCCACAGGATTTTAAAGACAAAACTCAAATTGAAGGTGTTTTCCTTGATACTAGAGTAAACATTGTTGATGCATTTTCTGCATTGGTTACGGCAGATACATATAATGTAAGTAGATTTTTTTCTACAGATTTTGACCGTATACTAGTTGAGCAATTGACAAACAACGACTTTGATGTAGTGCATCTTGAAAGTTTGTTCATGACTCCGTATGTAGACACCATCCGCAAATTAAGCAAGGCAAAAGTTGTTTTACGAAGCCATAATTTGGAGCATCTAATCTGGGAAAGACTAGCCAATACAACGGGTAACAAGGCAAAAAAGATGTACTTAAAACACTTAGCAGCTAAGCTTAAAAAGTACGAGAAAAAAACAATCAATGATGTTGACGGAATTGCCTCAATTAGCTTTGAAGACACGGAGAGATTTAAAAAATTTGATTGTAAGTCTCCTTTAATATCTATTCCTTTTGGAGTCAACTTAAAAGAGTATGATTTTCACATTCGTGAAGATGAAAAGCTCAATAAGTTTTATCACATTGGCGCAATGAACTGGGAACCTAACAAGGAAGCTGTTAGTTGGATGTTGGATGAAATATGGCCAATGGTTAATAAGGAAGATCTTTCATTGCACTTGGCAGGAAGATCAATGCCTGGTTATTTGTCTGAAAACAAGTCTGACAATTTGTTTATTGACGGAGAAGTAGAAAGTGCTAAGCAATACATGCACGATCATGACATTATGGTGGTTCCTCTTTTATCCGGCAGTGGAATTAGGATTAAGATCATTGAAGCTATGGCTTATGGAAAAGCTGTAATTTCTACTTCTGTAGGTGCTGAAGGAATCAATTATGAACATCAAAAAAACATCATAATTGCAGATTCTGCCCAAGAAATAGCAGAATGGATGACAAAATTGGCAAATGATCCTGCTTTAGTAAGAGCATTAGGAACAAATGCACGTAAATTGATTGAAGGCAATTATGATAATCACAAGATTATCCAAAACCTCATCAAATTTTATCAAACGATATGA
- a CDS encoding LptF/LptG family permease: MAFLIMQFLWKYVDDLIGKGLDYGVLFKLLFYVSATLIPLAVPLAVLFSSIMTFGNLAEQNELTALKSAGLSLRRIMRPMFIFVLALSLGAFYFTNYLLPIANYKSRTIIYDIQEKKPTFGITPGIFYNDIDNYSIRVDKKNDETGELFGILIYEYNDIAAGKTIIADKGEMLKSENDRFLLLKLEDGAIYEEMKPAQIQKDKYPFQKTFFEETIIKFDLSGFQMQQTNEELFKRDYEMLNFVQLGQTIDSLSSAYDTSLTDFGNVMTQKMVIYNSAILPIDSTQLDTLEDEHLFGPAVIDTIIKIDNLHNAEMDAALATVQGELRSRKEMLLGQMNYMEAQQMNITQFKAAYHKKFTLSVAILILFFIGAPLGAIIKRGGLGAPLVFAVLFFLLYYVTTIMGENMVDSNLITPWKGMWMSTFILLPLGAFLTYKATNDSSLFDLETYKKLIKLILSPFKKRKNEDSSAMS, translated from the coding sequence ATGGCTTTCCTCATTATGCAATTTTTGTGGAAATACGTGGATGATTTGATTGGTAAGGGCCTTGATTATGGAGTACTTTTTAAACTCCTTTTTTACGTCTCTGCCACATTAATTCCATTAGCCGTTCCATTAGCTGTTTTGTTTTCTTCAATCATGACGTTTGGAAATCTGGCTGAACAAAACGAATTAACAGCTCTTAAATCTGCAGGTCTTTCTTTGAGAAGAATCATGCGACCTATGTTCATTTTTGTTTTAGCACTTAGTCTGGGAGCATTCTATTTTACCAATTACCTCCTCCCTATTGCCAATTACAAATCACGGACCATCATTTATGACATTCAAGAGAAAAAACCAACTTTTGGTATTACACCAGGGATTTTCTACAATGACATAGACAATTACAGCATCCGTGTGGATAAGAAGAATGATGAAACAGGAGAACTATTCGGTATTTTAATTTACGAGTACAATGATATTGCTGCAGGTAAAACAATCATAGCAGACAAAGGAGAAATGCTAAAATCTGAAAATGACCGTTTTTTACTTTTAAAGTTGGAAGATGGAGCCATTTATGAGGAGATGAAACCTGCTCAAATTCAAAAGGACAAATACCCGTTTCAAAAAACCTTTTTTGAAGAGACCATAATCAAATTTGACCTTTCAGGTTTTCAAATGCAACAAACCAATGAAGAGCTGTTTAAAAGAGATTATGAGATGCTCAACTTTGTTCAATTAGGCCAAACAATAGATTCATTATCATCTGCATATGATACCAGTTTAACTGACTTTGGAAATGTAATGACTCAAAAGATGGTGATTTACAACAGTGCCATTTTGCCCATTGACTCAACACAATTAGATACATTAGAAGATGAGCATTTGTTTGGACCAGCTGTTATAGATACAATTATCAAAATTGATAATTTACATAATGCCGAAATGGATGCAGCTTTGGCTACAGTACAAGGGGAACTGAGATCTCGCAAAGAGATGTTATTGGGTCAAATGAATTATATGGAGGCGCAACAAATGAACATCACACAATTTAAAGCGGCTTATCATAAAAAGTTTACGCTTTCTGTCGCCATTCTTATTCTATTCTTTATTGGTGCTCCGCTCGGTGCAATCATTAAAAGAGGTGGATTAGGGGCTCCCCTGGTTTTTGCCGTTTTATTTTTCTTGCTGTATTATGTAACGACTATCATGGGTGAAAATATGGTTGACTCTAACCTTATTACTCCATGGAAAGGTATGTGGATGAGTACATTTATTCTTCTTCCGCTTGGAGCCTTCTTAACATATAAAGCAACTAACGACTCATCTTTATTTGATTTAGAAACCTACAAAAAGTTAATTAAGTTAATTTTAAGTCCTTTTAAAAAGCGAAAAAATGAAGATTCTTCAGCTATGTCATAA
- a CDS encoding START-like domain-containing protein, translating into MSDKVKYQMEFEVKSSTSVLYNMISTPSGLSEWFADDVNIKDDTFSFFWNGSSEEAVLLTKKKGESIKFQWEDDVEDGLKTYFELAIKVDDLTNDVALMITDFADEDEMDEAKLLWENQIADLKMVIGS; encoded by the coding sequence ATGAGCGATAAAGTGAAATACCAAATGGAATTTGAGGTTAAATCTTCAACTTCTGTTCTATATAATATGATCTCTACTCCAAGCGGATTAAGCGAATGGTTTGCTGATGATGTAAACATCAAAGATGACACATTTAGCTTTTTTTGGAATGGATCTTCTGAAGAAGCTGTACTACTTACTAAAAAGAAAGGTGAATCAATTAAATTCCAATGGGAAGATGATGTTGAAGACGGCTTAAAAACCTATTTTGAATTGGCCATTAAGGTGGACGATTTAACCAATGATGTTGCCTTGATGATTACTGATTTTGCTGATGAAGATGAAATGGATGAAGCCAAACTTCTTTGGGAAAATCAAATCGCCGATTTAAAAATGGTGATAGGATCATAA
- a CDS encoding SPOR domain-containing protein, whose translation MIKYLIEILKVQTSVILPGFGSLMITNSKTGVVSFNPHLKFNDGTLAKFISEKEGIDEQEAQNKVSKFVKEIETELSKGGTYDMFEFGSFHKDKDGNPAFKSWVGDSALKDSGAKKEEPKKEAPKKEEPKKTEDKKAAAAKTEEKKAEAAPKKEEPKKETPKKEEPKKEEPKKEDAKADSAIKPPEIKTGSKKDSPQEKNTFKPEDGEKEDVKAGSGNSLDDLKSKYKKGEHEVTEGKLDAVKEKYKKGEHQEGEHKLEQLKDKFKKSDSKPAAKETEKTAAAKTTADVTASNTPKTDTTAKTEAKADDKSVTTGTDKTGQSAAAAAALAGKEKAETKQGASLKEKYSKSANTKQQKPSKKQPKEKKEGEKKKNRLPLIIILIILIGGGTTAGILFKDEIMAMFKGGDSHGEEGENHDGEEHGDSNDHEVADATDFLEEDTTFTNETGDHSEEVEDSHTEEVVEDNHTEEVVEEPVINHSSTGGNYNVIGNAFKDKGNAEGYVSEMKGKGYNSAKILGQFDGLYMVSVQQFNDRSSAASACSGVGGGAWVFKWPK comes from the coding sequence ATGATCAAATATTTAATTGAGATACTGAAAGTTCAAACTTCAGTGATTTTACCAGGATTCGGATCACTAATGATCACTAACTCCAAAACAGGTGTAGTTTCTTTTAACCCACACCTCAAATTTAATGATGGAACCCTAGCCAAATTTATTTCTGAGAAAGAAGGAATTGACGAGCAAGAAGCACAAAATAAAGTGTCAAAATTCGTTAAGGAAATTGAAACAGAACTAAGCAAAGGTGGAACTTATGACATGTTTGAATTTGGTTCTTTTCACAAAGACAAAGATGGAAATCCGGCTTTCAAAAGTTGGGTTGGAGATAGCGCATTAAAAGATTCTGGGGCTAAAAAAGAGGAACCTAAAAAAGAGGCTCCTAAAAAAGAAGAACCTAAGAAAACTGAGGATAAAAAGGCTGCAGCTGCAAAAACAGAAGAGAAAAAAGCGGAGGCAGCTCCTAAAAAAGAAGAGCCAAAGAAAGAAACTCCAAAAAAGGAAGAGCCTAAAAAGGAGGAACCGAAGAAAGAAGACGCTAAGGCGGATTCTGCTATTAAACCACCAGAAATTAAAACTGGGAGCAAAAAAGATTCTCCTCAAGAAAAGAATACTTTTAAACCTGAGGATGGAGAAAAAGAAGACGTAAAAGCAGGAAGCGGAAATTCTTTGGATGATTTAAAAAGCAAATACAAAAAAGGAGAGCATGAAGTAACTGAAGGAAAGCTTGATGCTGTGAAAGAGAAATATAAAAAAGGGGAGCATCAAGAAGGTGAACACAAACTTGAGCAACTTAAAGACAAGTTCAAAAAATCTGACAGTAAACCGGCAGCTAAAGAAACTGAGAAGACAGCTGCTGCTAAAACTACTGCAGATGTAACCGCTTCAAATACTCCTAAAACAGATACAACTGCAAAAACTGAGGCAAAAGCAGATGACAAAAGTGTAACTACCGGAACAGATAAAACTGGACAGTCTGCTGCAGCTGCGGCGGCCTTAGCAGGTAAAGAAAAAGCGGAAACCAAACAAGGAGCATCTCTAAAAGAAAAGTATAGCAAGTCTGCTAATACCAAGCAGCAAAAACCTTCTAAAAAACAACCTAAAGAGAAAAAAGAAGGAGAAAAGAAGAAAAATAGATTGCCTTTGATCATCATATTGATCATATTGATTGGAGGTGGAACAACTGCCGGTATTCTATTCAAGGATGAAATCATGGCCATGTTTAAAGGTGGCGATAGTCATGGAGAAGAAGGTGAAAACCACGACGGTGAAGAGCATGGTGATTCAAATGACCATGAAGTAGCTGATGCAACTGATTTCTTAGAAGAGGATACTACTTTTACCAATGAAACTGGAGATCATTCAGAAGAAGTTGAAGATTCGCATACTGAAGAGGTGGTTGAGGACAATCATACTGAGGAAGTTGTTGAAGAGCCAGTGATTAATCACTCATCAACAGGAGGAAATTACAATGTTATCGGAAATGCATTTAAGGATAAAGGAAATGCAGAGGGATATGTAAGCGAAATGAAAGGTAAAGGCTATAATTCAGCTAAAATTCTTGGACAGTTTGACGGATTATACATGGTATCTGTTCAACAGTTCAACGACAGATCATCTGCAGCTTCTGCATGTAGCGGAGTTGGTGGAGGTGCCTGGGTATTTAAATGGCCAAAATAA
- a CDS encoding MBL fold metallo-hydrolase → MNLYPIDSGNFKLDGGAMFGVVPKTLWQRTNPADENNMCDWSMRCLLIEDGNRLMLVDTGIGDKQSEKFFSHYYLHGNGDLKTSIENAGFSLDDITDVFLTHLHFDHCGGAIKNTESGFRPVFKNATYWSNERHWKWATEPNAREKASFLSENILPIQESGQLKFIERNADIMTNVFKGIDVLFVDGHTDSQQLPIINYKGKKIVFMADLLPSVGHIPLPYVMGYDTRPLITLAEKGSFLQKAADEELVLFLEHDAVNQCCTVTNTEKGVRLDKTFQLKDL, encoded by the coding sequence ATGAATTTATACCCTATTGATTCCGGAAACTTTAAACTTGATGGAGGAGCTATGTTTGGCGTGGTTCCAAAAACATTGTGGCAACGTACTAATCCGGCTGACGAAAACAATATGTGCGATTGGAGCATGCGTTGTTTACTTATTGAAGATGGTAATAGATTAATGCTTGTAGATACTGGAATTGGTGACAAACAATCAGAAAAATTCTTTTCACATTATTACTTACATGGCAATGGAGATTTGAAAACATCCATTGAGAATGCAGGTTTTTCTTTGGATGATATCACAGATGTTTTTTTGACGCATTTACATTTTGATCATTGCGGTGGAGCTATTAAAAATACTGAAAGTGGATTTAGACCTGTTTTTAAAAACGCAACTTACTGGAGCAATGAAAGGCACTGGAAATGGGCTACTGAACCTAATGCAAGAGAAAAGGCTTCATTTCTATCTGAAAATATCTTACCCATTCAAGAAAGTGGACAATTGAAGTTTATTGAAAGAAATGCGGATATAATGACCAATGTATTTAAAGGTATTGATGTACTTTTTGTGGATGGACATACTGATTCGCAACAATTGCCAATAATCAATTACAAAGGAAAAAAAATAGTTTTTATGGCTGATTTATTACCAAGTGTCGGGCATATTCCTTTGCCATATGTGATGGGATATGACACAAGACCTTTAATAACATTGGCTGAGAAAGGATCTTTTTTACAAAAAGCCGCAGACGAAGAATTGGTACTTTTTCTTGAACATGATGCTGTAAACCAGTGCTGTACGGTAACTAACACTGAAAAAGGCGTTAGACTAGATAAGACCTTCCAACTTAAAGATTTATAA
- a CDS encoding UDP-N-acetylmuramate--L-alanine ligase: MKVHFIAIGGSAMHNLAIALKRKGYEVSGSDDEIFEPSKGRLVKEGILPESFGWHPEKITNELDAIILGMHARKDNPELLKAQELGLNIYSYPEFVYNQTSDKKRLVIGGSHGKTTITSMILHVLSKLNINADYLVGAQLDGFDCMVRLTDAPLVVIEGDEYLSSPIDRRPKFHWYKPHVGCISGIAWDHINVFPTFENYLEQFKLYTDQFEKDGVLVYFERDKDIQKILPEVRKDIKLKSYTTPDYRVEDGVTYLMSEIGEIPLSVFGEHNLQNIMCAKTMLNEIGVDDDQFLEAIKTFGGAAKRLEKVAENEHSVAYKDFAHSPSKLKATVSAVKQQYPNRKLIACMELHTFSSLKKEFLPHYENCMAEADEALVYFSPEVVEHKRLEPITAEQVAAAFATPNVKVFTNSEEITQLLRDKEWDETNLLLMSSGNFHGVNLDEFAKELIN; encoded by the coding sequence ATGAAAGTACATTTTATAGCCATAGGTGGAAGTGCCATGCATAATTTGGCCATTGCGCTGAAAAGAAAAGGATACGAAGTATCAGGATCTGATGATGAAATATTTGAACCCTCAAAAGGGCGATTAGTAAAGGAAGGGATTTTGCCTGAATCTTTCGGATGGCATCCTGAAAAAATTACTAATGAATTGGATGCAATCATACTGGGAATGCATGCAAGAAAAGATAATCCTGAATTGTTAAAAGCGCAAGAACTTGGATTAAATATCTATTCATATCCTGAATTTGTGTACAATCAAACTTCAGATAAAAAGAGATTGGTAATAGGCGGAAGCCATGGAAAAACTACTATCACTTCCATGATTCTACACGTACTTTCAAAATTAAATATCAATGCAGATTATCTGGTAGGGGCACAACTAGACGGGTTTGATTGTATGGTTAGACTTACTGATGCACCCTTGGTGGTAATTGAAGGGGATGAATATTTATCATCACCCATTGACAGACGACCTAAATTTCACTGGTATAAACCACATGTTGGTTGCATAAGTGGAATTGCCTGGGATCATATCAATGTATTTCCAACATTTGAGAACTATTTGGAGCAATTTAAACTGTATACGGACCAATTTGAGAAAGACGGAGTATTAGTTTATTTTGAAAGAGATAAAGACATTCAAAAGATACTTCCTGAGGTTAGAAAGGACATCAAGCTAAAATCATACACTACGCCAGATTACAGGGTAGAGGATGGTGTTACTTATTTGATGTCTGAGATAGGAGAGATTCCACTTTCAGTATTTGGTGAACACAATTTGCAGAATATTATGTGTGCCAAGACAATGCTCAACGAAATAGGCGTGGATGATGATCAGTTTTTAGAAGCGATTAAAACTTTTGGTGGTGCTGCTAAAAGATTAGAAAAGGTGGCTGAAAATGAGCATTCAGTTGCTTATAAAGATTTTGCACATTCACCTTCAAAGTTGAAAGCAACAGTTTCAGCTGTTAAGCAACAATATCCGAATAGAAAATTGATAGCATGTATGGAGCTGCATACATTTTCATCACTTAAAAAAGAGTTTTTACCTCATTACGAAAACTGTATGGCAGAAGCTGATGAGGCTTTGGTATACTTTAGTCCTGAAGTGGTTGAACATAAAAGATTAGAGCCAATAACTGCTGAACAAGTTGCAGCCGCTTTTGCAACACCAAATGTGAAGGTATTTACCAATTCTGAAGAAATTACTCAATTATTGAGAGATAAAGAATGGGATGAAACCAACTTATTATTGATGAGTTCAGGAAATTTTCACGGAGTTAACCTGGATGAGTTTGCCAAAGAGTTAATTAACTAG
- a CDS encoding DUF4199 family protein, with protein MKTSVKFGLIFAMVWIIINMVCFLTGISRDAFFILVLLNLFMLLSSISVGLFLTKKEKNWEKGIFPDDFKTAMQGGFVYAILISVFVFLYHWKIDNSIIDGLRADWVAAIHESIPNEEAFVEYQEKDPSWQDEDYDGYIEKQEDQVYGNISPRSIFFMHMLGLSMIAFIYSFGATVIMRRIVLRDAK; from the coding sequence ATGAAAACTTCGGTTAAGTTCGGTTTAATATTTGCCATGGTTTGGATCATCATTAATATGGTGTGCTTCCTTACCGGCATATCCAGAGATGCATTTTTTATTCTGGTATTACTAAACCTTTTTATGCTTCTTTCTTCTATTTCAGTTGGATTGTTTCTGACTAAAAAGGAGAAAAATTGGGAGAAAGGAATTTTTCCGGATGATTTTAAAACAGCCATGCAAGGGGGATTTGTTTATGCCATTCTCATTTCAGTTTTTGTTTTTCTTTATCATTGGAAAATTGATAACTCAATCATTGATGGTTTAAGAGCTGATTGGGTAGCCGCCATACATGAATCTATTCCCAACGAGGAAGCTTTTGTAGAATACCAGGAAAAAGACCCATCATGGCAAGATGAGGACTATGACGGCTACATTGAAAAACAAGAAGACCAGGTATACGGTAACATCTCTCCAAGAAGCATCTTTTTTATGCACATGTTAGGATTAAGTATGATAGCCTTTATCTACTCCTTTGGAGCAACTGTTATTATGCGAAGGATTGTGTTGCGGGATGCCAAATAG